In Vicinamibacterales bacterium, one genomic interval encodes:
- a CDS encoding Gfo/Idh/MocA family oxidoreductase, whose product MRIGILGAGGISDTHVRAAQGIDGVEVVAVHGGNRDKAAALAHRAGAVAYDTLESFLAAPMDAIAIGSPSGLHAEQAIAAIRRGLHVIVEKPLDITPARIDALIAEADRARVKVGVFFQERLLPELVAIKQKIDSGAIGKPVFIAGRLPWYRPPEYYANSRWRGTRALDGGGALMNQGIHTVDVLLWLFGPVSGVMGRTANRLHQIEVEDTAVAALEFENGAFGTIEATTAAAPGFPRRLEINGTEATIVHEEPARAAVVGDAAPHRRVLEDFIRAVRAGAAPACDAREGRRSVAVIDAIYRSARSGRMEKP is encoded by the coding sequence GTGCGGATCGGCATTCTCGGCGCCGGCGGCATCAGCGACACCCACGTCCGTGCCGCGCAGGGGATCGACGGTGTCGAGGTCGTCGCCGTCCACGGCGGCAATCGCGACAAGGCAGCGGCGCTGGCTCACCGGGCCGGCGCTGTCGCGTACGACACCCTCGAGTCCTTTCTCGCCGCTCCGATGGACGCGATCGCCATCGGCAGTCCCTCCGGGCTGCACGCCGAACAGGCGATCGCCGCCATTCGGCGCGGGCTCCACGTCATCGTCGAGAAGCCGCTCGACATCACCCCGGCGCGCATCGACGCCCTGATCGCCGAAGCGGACCGTGCGCGGGTGAAGGTCGGCGTCTTCTTCCAGGAACGGCTCCTGCCGGAGCTCGTCGCCATCAAGCAGAAGATCGACAGCGGCGCGATCGGCAAGCCCGTGTTCATCGCCGGGCGCCTGCCCTGGTATCGTCCGCCGGAGTACTACGCCAACTCGCGCTGGCGCGGCACGCGCGCGCTCGACGGCGGCGGCGCGCTGATGAACCAGGGGATCCACACCGTCGACGTGCTGCTGTGGCTGTTCGGCCCGGTGTCGGGCGTGATGGGCAGAACGGCGAATCGTCTCCACCAGATCGAGGTGGAAGACACGGCGGTCGCCGCGCTCGAGTTCGAGAACGGTGCATTCGGCACGATCGAGGCGACCACCGCCGCCGCGCCGGGGTTCCCGCGCCGGCTCGAGATCAACGGTACCGAGGCGACGATCGTCCACGAAGAACCGGCGCGGGCCGCCGTCGTCGGCGACGCCGCGCCGCACCGCCGCGTGCTCGAGGATTTCATCCGCGCCGTCCGCGCCGGCGCCGCGCCGGCGTGCGACGCGCGCGAGGGGCGGCGCAGCGTGGCGGTCATCGACGCGATCTATCGTTCGGCCCGTTCAGGAAGGATGGAGAAGCCATGA